The following are encoded together in the Drosophila takahashii strain IR98-3 E-12201 chromosome X, DtakHiC1v2, whole genome shotgun sequence genome:
- the LOC108054409 gene encoding calcyclin-binding protein, with the protein MSLEQLKSDVAEIAAFLAQAKGARVKGVLTTAKAEAEREIVNLEMKAKIAAEREASGSGDAKRYLHELTNYGWDQSEKFVKLFITLNGVQGCTEEDVTVSYTPTSLQLHVRDLQGKDFGLTVNNLLHGIDVDKSYRKIKQNMVAIYLKKSKDDVHWDVLTAIQKRLKQKADSELSKDSDNPESALVNIMKKMYNEGDSKTKQMIAKAWTESQDKAKLGKEAGGGLAGGLDTLGDL; encoded by the exons ATGTCCCTGGAACAG CTCAAGAGCGATGTGGCCGAAATTGCGGCCTTTCTGGCGCAGGCGAAAGGTGCCCGCGTAAAAGGCGTGCTGACCACCGCCAAAGCGGAGGCCGAGCGGGAGATCGTCAACCTGGAGATGAAGGCCAAGATTGCCGCGGAGCGAGAGGCCTCGGGATCCGGAGATGCCAAGAG ATATCTGCACGAGCTGACCAACTACGGCTGGGACCAGAGTGAGAAATTCGTGAAGCTCTTCATCACGCTGAACGGCGTGCAGGGCTGCACGGAGGAGGATGTGACCGTCAGCTATACGCCCACCTCGCTGCAGCTGCACGTTCGCGATCTGCAGGGCAAGGACTTTGGCCTGACCGTAAACAATCTGCTGCACGGCATTGATGTGGACAAGAGCTACCGCAAGATCAAGCAAAATATGGTGGCCATCTATCTGAAGAAGTCCAAGGACGATGTCCACTGGGACGTCCTCACCGCCATCCAGAAGCGACTGAAACAGAAGGCCGACAGCGAGCTGAGCAAGGACAGCGATAACCCGGAATCGGCGCTGGTCAACATCATGAAGAAGATGTACAACGAGGGCGACTCCAAGACGAAGCAGATGATTGCCAAGGCCTGGACCGAGAGTCAGGATAAGGCCAAGTTGGGCAAGGAGGCGGGCGGAGGCTTGGCCGGCGGTCTGGACACTCTCGGCGATCTCTAG
- the Cdc7 gene encoding cell division cycle 7-related protein kinase yields the protein MADRVMCQELATPGSHHYRRPKSNGLAASPHQMVYANGGGSWRAAPRNQRLPGTGNKYMGKSSVVEEQQQQAAESEMLATPRTPKQSRNKSEDAINDLLVRIPDIGKLFDVHSRIGNGTFSTVLLGTLRRESHLPDSLRRKFAIKHHIPTSHPDRIMKELQCMTKMGGTENVVGIHCCLRCDASAAFVMPYMAHDRFHDFYTRMDVPEIRLYMRNLLVALRHVHKFDVIHRDVKPSNFLYNRRRREFLLVDFGLAQHVNPPPAMGSSSAVVNSHNNSKRPRERDAMEAVQQQIAPADAGLGGAVKRMRLQEDVSKMPLKPVNDIAEQHQQQDGSNPVQPVQQPVQQGQQQQVDQAPSSSGSKYNTNRNAAGSSNANNAKCFCFANPSVCLNCLMKKEVHASRAGTPGYRPPEVLLKYPDQTTAVDVWAAGVIFLSIMSSVYPFFKAPNDFIALAEIVTIFGDQAIRKTALALERMITLSQRSRPLNLRKLCLRFRHRSVFSDAKLLKSHESVDGRCEVCRNCDQYFFNCLCEDSEYLTEPLDAYECFPASAYDLLHRLLEINPHKRITADEALQHPFFTAAEEGEQTTGDQEADGTPRKIRRQRYHNHKTVAATPEQLKQQVALDLQQSAINKL from the exons ATGGCCGATCGCGTTATGTGCCAGGAACTGGCGACGCCCGGGAGTCACCACTATCGTCGCCCCAAATCGAATGGTTTGGCGGCGAGTCCCCATCAAATGGTCTATGCCAATGGCGGGGGATCCTGGCGAGCGGCGCCCAGGAATCAGAGGCTTCCAGGAACTGGAAACAAATATATGGGAAAGTCCAGTGTagtggaggagcagcagcagcaggcggcggAATCCGAAATGCTGGCCACACCGCGAACACCCAAGCAGTCCCGCAATAAAAGTGAAG ATGCCATCAATGATCTCCTGGTGCGAATACCCGACATTGGCAAGCTGTTCGATGTTCACAGCCGGATTGGCAATGGCACCTTTAGCACCGTCTTGCTGGGAACTCTGCGCAGGGAATCGCATCTGCCGGACAGTCTGCGTCGCAAGTTCGCCATCAAGCATCATATACCCACCAGTCATCCGGATAGGATAATGAAGGAGCTGCAGTGCATGACCAAGATGGG TGGCACCGAGAACGTGGTGGGCATCCACTGTTGCCTGCGCTGCGACGCCTCCGCCGCCTTTGTGATGCCCTACATGGCGCACGACCGTTTCCACGACTTCTACACGCGCATGGATGTGCCCGAGATCCGTTTGTATATGCGCAATCTGCTGGTGGCCCTCCGGCATGTCCACAAGTTCGATGTGATCCATCGCGACGTGAAGCCTAGCAATTTCCTCTACAATCGCCGACGTCGTGAGTTTCTGCTGGTTGATTTTGGCCTGGCCCAGCATGTGAATCCTCCTCCGGCAATGGGATCTTCTTCTGCCGTCGTCAACAGTCATAATAATAGCAAGCGGCCGAGGGAACGGGATGCCATGGAGGCAGTGCAGCAGCAGATTGCACCAGCGGATGCTGGCCTGGGCGGAGCTGTGAAGCGCATGCGTTTGCAGGAGGACGTCAGCAAGATGCCTCTAAAGCCAGTCAATGATATTGCCgaacagcatcagcagcaggatGGCTCTAATCCCGTCCAGCCAGTGCAACAGCCAGTGCAGCAggggcaacagcagcaggtgGATCAAGCACCCTCCTCATCTGGCAGCAAGTACAATACAAATCGCAATGCCGCGGGATCGTCGAATGCAAACAATGCCAAGTGCTTTTGCTTTGCCAATCCATCCGTTTGCCTCAACTGCCTGATGAAGAAGGAGGTTCACGCGTCGCGTGCTGGAACTCCTGGCTATCGGCCGCCCGAAGTGCTGCTCAAGTATCCAGATCAAACGACCGCCGTGGATGTTTGGGCAGCTGGAGTGATTTTCCTATCAATCATGTCATCTGTATATCCCTTCTTCAAAGCACCCAATGATTTCATAGCGCTTGCGGAGATTGTAACGATATTCGGGGATCAGGCGATCAGGAAAACTGCTCTCGCTTTAGAGCGCATGATCACGCTCAGTCAGCGATCGAGGCCATTGAATCTGAGGAAGCTGTGCCTGCGCTTTCGCCACCGTTCCGTCTTCAGCGATGCCAAGCTGCTCAAGAGCCACGAATCCGTGGACGGGCGATGCGAGGTGTGCCGCAACTGCGATCAGTACTTTTTCAACTGCCTGTGCGAGGATAGCGAGTATCTGACGGAGCCGCTGGATGCCTACGAGTGTTTTCCGGCCAGCGCCTATGATTTGCTGCATCGCCTGCTGGAAATAAATCCGCACAAGCGGATCACCGCCGACGAGGCGCTGCAGCATCCGTTCTTTACGGCCGCCGAGGAGGGGGAACAAACAACGGGGGATCAGGAGGCGGATGGAACACCCAGGAAGATCCGGCGGCAGAGATATCACAATCACAAGACGGTGGCCGCCACGCCGGAGCAACTGAAGCAGCAGGTGGCCCTCGATCTGCAGCAATCGGCCATCAACAAGCTGTGA
- the LOC108054398 gene encoding zinc finger protein 593 homolog: MGMVTKRKKMHYGDTHLQRRWRVRNRRRDLDQIDDDLKTRSGELINQNVDLDKPGFAQFYCVHCAKYFIDDTAMQAHFRTKVHKRRLKALEIEPYSIEEAERAAGRGSFVKPKKRAMETQPSKEDVVAGKRIRVEEVPEEEETAAESPSTSKTKRKKAEKMET, from the coding sequence ATGGGAATGGTAACGAAGCGCAAGAAGATGCACTACGGCGATACGCATCTCCAGAGGCGTTGGCGTGTGCGAAATCGGCGCCGTGATCTCGACCAGATCGACGATGATCTGAAGACCCGCAGCGGGGAGCTGATCAACCAGAACGTGGACCTCGATAAGCCCGGTTTCGCGCAGTTCTATTGCGTGCACTGTGCCAAGTACTTCATCGACGACACCGCCATGCAGGCCCATTTCCGTACCAAGGTTCACAAGCGGCGCTTGAAGGCACTGGAGATCGAACCCTATAGCATCGAGGAGGCGGAACGGGCCGCGGGGCGTGGCAGCTTTGTGAAGCCCAAGAAACGGGCCATGGAAACGCAGCCCTCCAAGGAGGACGTCGTCGCCGGGAAGAGAATCCGGGTGGAGGAGgtgccggaggaggaggagactGCTGCCGAATCGCCATCGACGTCCAAAACGAAGCGCAAGAAGGCCGAGAAAATGGAGACTTAG
- the pigs gene encoding GAS2-like protein pickled eggs → MAMLEARPYRPFKSSEEYLEAMKEDLAEWLSTLYPELSINAENFMDRLDTGVALCKHANYVRQAAEDYLARRQARNKSMTRSMTSGLAGPILALGNVHYLPAAKSGTFFARDNVSNFITWCRKSLKIIECLLFETDDLIMRKNEKHVILCLLEVARRGAKFGMLAPMLVQMERQIDREIAADIKANGQGVGSSESGTQTEGMGAGNSTACTTTTITTTTVETDLYDDSDDSETEDDGDENPVLMYGPQPQIITNDLKSLDEMVRDLVEKCTCPSQFPMVRVSEGKYRIGDTKVLIFVRILRSHVMVRVGGGWDTLSHYLDKHDPCRCRAQHRSSVAARLVPRQSPNHNPSNGIELHKAQVIFERSPPAARRVFINPNCNGGSGTVASGTGSSSAGVGVAPPPQSLQNGHSLSPNSGKYRSRSPTPQRKFLNQQTNGVAGGGGGSASASQTAVTSQTVISESSSAGQLLGSPSLARRSMSPSPRRLIDMRKKQSSLDSYSSGPKSLPGYSCSSMEEAANGGGSAGGAGQGSGAAAAAATAEQGGANKFENISDNGSEISDEGYRSLGVIQSGAQKRESLHSQASIEDAESNARLDQTSSDSQISPSDEPATDEKTAVDILEEEDLNGHDRGAEEEEEHEDYSVCDGPQSLPAILSVAHKLNDKFERSGVFITDDEITVDMAKTEDPVASALAVPTPNLSKIPRSPLAQRRRRSIDNSTCGGGAGGSLQDLSSNRSGLPAPAFSRKQPVYRSVRTRNSTGATPPPPPPAAPRSRQATQLPMVRDVTNTWSGRPKRRPPCNADTFVAPPNANGGAASFERNGKGRSSQILYDSNGRRVRSGAPGCTSSLTTSPVKNHASSPLAQQLLEAASSAKNDAQILEKMKSLLSRYAAGNQAKGGSGKISSTNGKKTPVYEDFTTAWVHSNGNLERSESCSPPAKARSKRSSAASSCESQNSKDQGAGTGGSSSVVSPRRERGMSKIPAPVRHHTELY, encoded by the exons CACGCGAATTATGTGCGGCAGGCGGCCGAGGATTATCTGGCGCGGCGACAGGCCCGCAACAAATCGATGACCCGCTCGATGACCTCCGGCCTGGCGGGTCCAATTCTTGCCCTGGGCAACGTCCACTACCTTCCGGCCGCCAAAAGTGGCACCTTCTTCGCCCGCGACAACGTGTCCAACTTTATCACCTGGTGCAG AAAAAGTCTTAAGATCATCGAGTGCCTGCTGTTCGAAACGGACGATCTGATTATgcgaaaaaacgaaaagcaTGTTATCCTGTGTCTTTTGGAGGTGGCACGTCGGGGTGCCAAATTCG GTATGCTGGCTCCCATGCTGGTGCAAATGGAGCGACAAATTGATCGGGAGATCGCCGCCGACATCAAGGCCAATGGCCAGGGAGTTGGCTCCTCGGAAAGCGGCACCCAAACGGAGGGGATGGGCGCCGGAAATAGTACGGCCTGCACAACGACGACAATAACGACAACGACGGTGGAGACGGATCTGTATGATGACAGCGATGATTCGGAGACCGAGGATGATGGCGATGAGAATCCCGTACTGATGTACGGCCCACAGCCCCAGATAATCACCAATGATCTGAAGAGTCTCGATGAGATG gTCAGGGATCTGGTGGAGAAGTGCACTTGTCCCTCACAGTTCCCCATGGTCAGAGTGTCCGAGGGCAAATATCGTATCGGCGACACCAAAGTTCTTATCTTTGTGCGG ATCCTTCGTTCTCACGTGATGGTGCGCGTCGGTGGCGGCTGGGATACACTATCCCATTATCTGGACAAGCACGATCCATGCCGCTGCCGTGCCCAACATCGCAGCTCCGTGGCCGCCCGTCTAGTTCCTCGCCAGTCGCCGAATCACAATCCCAGCAATGGCATCGAGCTCCACAAGGCACAGGTGATATTCGAGAG GTCACCGCCAGCAGCTCGTCGGGTTTTTATCAATCCCAATTGCAATGGAGGATCGGGAACGGTAGCGAGTGGAACAGGATCCTCATCCGcaggagtgggcgtggcccccCCGCCCCAATCGCTCCAAAACGGACACAGTCTATCGCCGAATTCGGGCAAGTACCGCAGTCGCAGTCCGACGCCCCAGCGAAAGTTTCTCAACCAGCAGACGAATGGAGTGgccggtggaggaggaggcagTGCATCCGCATCCCAAACAGCGGTAACCAGCCAGACAGTCATAAGCGAATCCTCCAGCGCCGGTCAGCTACTGGGATCACCCAGTTTGGCCCGACGCTCTATGTCGCCGAGTCCACGCCGTTTGATCGATATGCGCAAGAAGCAGAGCTCCCTGGATTCGTACAGCAGTGGTCCCAAATCGCTGCCCGGCTACAGTTGCTCCTCCATGGAGGAGGCGGCGAATGGTGGTGGATCTGCCGGAGGAGCTGGCCAGGgatcaggagcagcagcagcagcagcaactgcggAGCAGGGTGGCGCCAACAAATTTGAGAACATCAGCGACAATGGCAGCGAGATCAGCGATGAGGGCTACCGCAGCCTGGGCGTCATCCAATCCGGAGCCCAGAAACGCGAGTCCCTCCACAGTCAGGCTTCAATCGAGGACGCTGAAAGCAATG CGCGTCTGGATCAGACCTCCAGTGACTCGCAGATCTCGCCCTCCGATGAGCCGGCGACCGATGAGAAGACAGCCGTGGATATTCTCGAGGAAGAGGATCTGAATGGCCATGATCGAGGagcagaggaggaggaggagcacgaGGACTACTCTGTGTGCGATGGTCCCCAATCCCTGCCGGCGATTTTAAGCGTGGCCCACAAGTTAAACGACAAATTCGAGCGATCCGGTGTGTTCATCACCGACGACGAGATCACCGTGGACATGGCCAAGACCGAGGATCCTGTTGCTTCTGCCCTCGCAGTTCCAACGCCCAATCTCAGCAAGATTCCGCGCTCTCCGCTGGCGCAACGTCGTCGCCGGAGCATCGACAATAGTACATGTGGCGGTGGTGCCGGCGGAAGTCTTCAGGATTTGAGCAGTAATCGCTCCGGATTGCCGGCACCGGCTTTTAGCCGAAAACAGCCCGTTTATCGTTCGGTGCGAACGCGCAACTCCACGGGAGCaacgcctcctcctccgcctcctgcaGCTCCGCGATCCCGTCAAGCCACCCAATTGCCCATGGTGCGGGATGTGACCAATACGTGGAGCGGGCGACCAAAGAGGAGGCCGCCCTGCAACGCCGATACCTTTGTGGCGCCACCAAATGCAAATGGAGGAGCAGCATCCTTTGAGCGGAATGGCAAGGGACGCTCCTCGCAAATCCTGTACGACAGCAATGGACGGCGAGTGCGAAGTGGAGCACCCGGATGCACTAGTTCGCTGACCACATCTCCCGTGAAGAATCATGCCTCCTCGCCGCTGGCACAACAGCTTTTGGAGGCGGCCAGCAGCGCCAAGAACGATGCCCAGATTCTGGAGAAGATGAAGTCCCTGCTGTCACGCTATGCGGCTGGTAACCAAGCGAAGGGAGGATCAGGAAAGATCAGTAGCACTAATGGCAAGAAGACTCCCGTCTACGAGGACTTCACCACCGCCTGGGTGCACAGCAATGGGAATTTGGAGCGTTCGGAGAGCTGTTCTCCTCCAGCCAAGGCCAGATCCAAGCGGAGTTCCGCTGCCAGTTCGTGTGAGAGTCAGAACTCAAAGGATCAGGGAGCAGGAACAGGAGGATCATCTAGTGTGGTCTCACCGAGGCGGGAGAGGGGCATGTCCAAGATTCCAGCGCCAGTGCGACATCATACAGAGCTTTACTAG